A genomic segment from Corylus avellana chromosome ca5, CavTom2PMs-1.0 encodes:
- the LOC132183312 gene encoding protoporphyrinogen oxidase, mitochondrial isoform X1 has product MASASKEEKRSSAKRVAVIGAGASGLAAAYKLKSHGLNVTVFEAEGRAGGKLRSVSHDGLIWDEGANTMTEGEREVRSLLDDLGLREKQQFPISQNKRYIVRNGMPVLIPTNPIALITSNILSAQSKFQLILEPFLWKKSNSKVFDDSQESVGGFFERHFGKEVVDYLIDPFVAGSSAGDPESLSMQHSFPELWNLEKRFGSIIAGVVQSKLSSKREKRGDTKGTVEKKKHQRGSFSFHGGMQMLTDMLCKELGKDDLKLNSKVLSLSYSCDGNSALENWSVTCASGRDKHSQTLSVDAVIMTAPLSNVKETKITKRGTLFPLDFLPEVTYMPLSVIITTFKKANVQRPLEGFGVLVPSKEQQNGLKTLGTLFSSMMFPDRAPNDLYLYTTFVGGSRNSDLAKASTNELKQIVSSDLRQLLGAEGEPTFVNHFYWSKAFPLYGRNYGSVLEAIETMEKNLPGFFYAGNHKGGLSVGKAIASGCKAADLVISYLESSSDDQARREEPSL; this is encoded by the exons ATGGCCTCAGCTTCCAAAGAAGAGAAGCGCA GTTCTGCCAAAAGAGTAGCTGTTATTGGTGCCGGTGCTAG TGGGCTTGCTGCAGCGTACAAGTTGAAATCACATGGTTTGAATGTCACAGTATTTGAAGCTGAAGGAAGAGCTGGAGGGAAGTTAAGAAGTGTTTCACATGATGGCTTAATTTGGGATGAGGGAGCAAATACAATG ACTGAAGGTGAAAGGGAGGTCAGAAGTTTACTTGATGATCTTGGACTTCGAGAAAAGCAACAATTT CCAATTTCACAGAATAAGCGGTATATTGTACGAAATGGTATGCCAGTGTTG ATACCCACAAATCCCATTGCACTGATCACAAGCAACATTCTTTCTGCACAATCAAAG TTTCAGCTCATTTTGGAGCCATTTTTGTGGAAGAAAAGTAACTCAAAAGTTTTTGATGATTCACAGGAAAG TGTGGGTGGGTTCTTTGAGCGTCATTTTGGGAAAGAG GTTGTTGATTATCTCATTGACCCTTTCGTTGCGGGCTCAAGTGCAGGGGATCCTGAATCTCTTTCT ATGCAGCATTCTTTCCCAGAGCTATGGAATCTAGAAAAAAG GTTTGGCTCTATTATAGCTGGGGTGGTTCAATCTAAGTTATCCAGCAAAAGAGAAAAACGTGGAGATACAAAGGGTActgtagaaaaaaagaaacaccaaCGTGGCTCATTTTCGTTTCATGGTGGAATGCAG ATGCTTACTGATATGTTGTGCAAAGAGCTTGGCAAGGATGACCTTAAACTGAACTCAAAGGTTTTGTCATTATCTTACAGCTGCGATGGGAATTCTGCATTAGAAAATTGGTCAGTTACTTGTGCTTCCGGCCGTGATAAGCATTCACAAACCTTATCTGTTGATGCTGTAATCATGACG GCTCCATTAAGTAATGTCAAAGAAACGAAGATCACCAAAAGGGGAACTCTCTTTCCACTTGACTTTCTTCCTGAG GTGACTTACATGCCACTATCAGTCATAATCACCACCTTTAAGAAGGCGAATGTCCAGAGACCTCTTGAGGGATTTGGAGTTCTTGTTCCTTCTAAGGAGCAACAAAATGGTCTAAAAACCCTTG GTACACTCTTTTCTTCTATGATGTTTCCAGATCGTGCACCTAATGACCTTTATCTCTATACAACGTTTGTTGGCGGAAGTCGAAACAGTGATCTAGCGAAAGCTTCCAC AAATGAGCTGAAGCAGATCGTTTCTTCTGACCTTAGGCAGTTGCTGGGAGCAGAGGGAGAACCCACATTTGTAAA TCATTTCTACTGGAGTAAAGCATTTCCATTGTATGGGCGTAACTATGGCTCAGTTCTAGAAGCAATTGAAACGATGGAGAAAAATCTTCCTGGATTCTTCTATGCAG GGAACCACAAGGGTGGCCTATCTGTTGGCAAAGCAATAGCCTCTGGGTGCAAAGCAGCTGATCTTGTTATATCCTATCTGGAGTCTTCTTCAGATGACCAGGCCCGTAGGGAAGAACCATCATTATAG
- the LOC132183310 gene encoding uncharacterized protein LOC132183310: MSIFLRRAFSNRNLLLLRSSSGLHGGELRQVISCSSNNAMSSETHHSTLTLSAVYFLRESRRGFAKGRKSKDDDAASTIEVSPDIGPTIKANAASQMEAALGALSGELTKLRTGRASPGMLDHIIVEIDGVKMPLSHLAVVSVMDSKTLSVNPYDPNTLKKLESAIVASPLGLAPKVDGERLIAVIPALTKEHIQAVCKVVAKSCEDARQSIRRARQKAMDTVKKLYSHAPKDDIKRLEKGIDELTKKFVKSAEDMCKAKEKEITGG, encoded by the exons ATGTCGATTTTTCTGAGACGCGCATTCTCCAATCGAAACCTCCTTCTCCTCCGAAGCTCCTCGGGCCTCCATGGCGGCGAGCTCCGTCAAGTGATCAGCTGCTCTTCTAACAATGCCATGAGCTCCGAGACTCATCACAGTACTCTCACTCTTTCGGCCGTTTATTTCCTCAGAGAATCTCGCAGAGGCTTCGCCAAAGGACGCAAATCTA AGGATGATGATGCTGCAAGCACTATTGAAGTTTCCCCTGATATTGGACCCACTATTAAGGCAAATGCTGCCTCGCAGATGGAGGCGGCACTAGGTGCATTATCAGGAGAGTTGACCAAACTAAGAACAGGAAGGGCATCTCCAG GGATGCTTGACCACATTATTGTAGAAATTGATGGTGTAAAGATGCCCTTGAGTCACTTAGCTGTTGTTTCAGTCATGGATTCCAAAACATTATCCGTAAATCCTTATGATCCAAAT accttaaaaaaattagagagtgCCATTGTTGCATCTCCATTAGGCTTAGCCCCCAAAGTAGATGGTGAGCGGTTGATTGCGGTTATTCCAGC ATTGACGAAAGAGCATATACAG GCTGTGTGTAAGGTGGTTGCCAAGTCTTGCGAAGACGCCCGACAAAGTATTAGAAGGGCTCGCCAGAAG GCAATGGATACAGTGAAGAAATTGTATTCACATGCCCCTAAGGATGATATAAAGAGATTGGAGAAAGGA ATCGACGAGTTGACCAAAAAATTTGTCAAGTCCGCAGAGGATATGTGCAAGGCGAAGGAGAAGGAGATCACTGGAGGCTGA
- the LOC132182239 gene encoding uncharacterized protein LOC132182239 gives MEDSLMSQAALQAPIVETEALGWDNMDQLDVHDGNLTTQEGFVFIEQAISASKVIRIENTEKPDSLLKMLNTYGFTKTHISTMICKLPSLILAHPEKTIRPKIEYFESLGIRGPDLPKIICSATFVLRPSLEKQIIPTIDFLKGFIETNEKLVNVLKQSTRIVQCNFNKLLVPNISTLRAHGVPKELVAKLIIMQSRSVLLRTDLFEEVVCAIKEMGFEPTSGSFILAVRCRSTISKVKWEKKKEVLMSFGWSESEFLSAFRVQPMLMLCSEKKIRDVMDFLMNKVGLKPSDIARGPNLFLASVERRMIPRCAVLQVLMSKAMVKEINLICALNSNKQYFEKKFVTPYLEDAPEVIKAFQESPAVFYLDSDDLVRPDWFSFPGIKACVSLQTALVADTF, from the exons ATGGAGGATTCTCTTATGTCCCAGGCAGCCCTCCAAGCTCCTATTGTTGAAACTGAAGCTTTGGGCTGGGATAATATGGATCAGTTGGATGTCCATGATGGTAATCTTACTACTCAAGAGGGATTTGTGTTCATTG AACAAGCTATTTCCGCTTCAAAGGTGATTAGAATAGAAAACACTGAGAAACCAGATTCGCTTCTAAAGATGTTAAACACTTATGGGTTTACAAAAACTCACATTTCAACCATGATTTGTAAACTTCCATCTCTGATTTTAGCTCACCCAGAGAAAACTATAAGGCCCAAGATTGAGTATTTTGAGTCATTGGGTATTAGAGGTCCTGACCTACCTAAGATTATCTGTTCAGCCACATTCGTTTTAAGGCCTAGTTTGGAGAAACAGATAATACCCACCATTGATTTTCTTAAAGGTTTTATTGAGACTAATGAGAAGCTTGTCAATGTATTGAAGCAATCGACCCGTATAGTTCAATGCAACTTCAACAAATTATTGGTGCCAAATATATCCACTTTGAGGGCTCATGGAGTGCCAAAAGAGCTTGTTGCAAAGCTTATAATCATGCAATCTAGATCAGTTTTGCTGAGGACTGATTTGTTTGAAGAGGTGGTTTGTGCAATTAAAGAAATGGGGTTTGAACCGACGAGTGGATCGTTCATTTTGGCCGTTCGATGTAGGTCAACAATCAGCAAAGTGaagtgggaaaagaaaaaggaggttCTAATGAGCTTTGGTTGGTCCGAAAGTGAATTTCTTTCAGCATTTAGAGTGCAGCCAATGCTAATGCTTTGTTCAGAGAAGAAGATCAGGGATGTGATGGACTTCTTGATGAACAAGGTGGGTCTGAAGCCATCAGATATTGCTAGAGGCCCAAATTTATTTCTGGCTAGTGTGGAGAGGAGAATGATTCCCAGATGTGCAGTTCTGCAAGTTTTGATGTCTAAAGCTATGGTTaaggaaataaatttaatttgtgcTTTGAATTCAAATAAACAGTACTTTGAGAAGAAGTTTGTGACTCCGTATTTGGAAGATGCCCCTGAAGTGATTAAGGCATTCCAGG AGTCTCCTGCTGTTTTCTATTTAGACTCCGACGATTTGGTAAGACCAGATTGGTTTAGCTTTCCAGGAATTAAGGCTTGTGTGTCTCTACAGACAGCATTGGTGGCAGATACATTTTGA
- the LOC132183312 gene encoding protoporphyrinogen oxidase, mitochondrial isoform X2, protein MASASKEEKRSSAKRVAVIGAGASGLAAAYKLKSHGLNVTVFEAEGRAGGKLRSVSHDGLIWDEGANTMTEGEREVRSLLDDLGLREKQQFPISQNKRYIVRNGMPVLIPTNPIALITSNILSAQSKFQLILEPFLWKKSNSKVFDDSQESVGGFFERHFGKEVVDYLIDPFVAGSSAGDPESLSMQHSFPELWNLEKRFGSIIAGVVQSKLSSKREKRGDTKGTVEKKKHQRGSFSFHGGMQMLTDMLCKELGKDDLKLNSKVLSLSYSCDGNSALENWSVTCASGRDKHSQTLSVDAVIMTAPLSNVKETKITKRGTLFPLDFLPEVTYMPLSVIITTFKKANVQRPLEGFGVLVPSKEQQNGLKTLGTLFSSMMFPDRAPNDLYLYTTFVGGSRNSDLAKASTNELKQIVSSDLRQLLGAEGEPTFSFLLE, encoded by the exons ATGGCCTCAGCTTCCAAAGAAGAGAAGCGCA GTTCTGCCAAAAGAGTAGCTGTTATTGGTGCCGGTGCTAG TGGGCTTGCTGCAGCGTACAAGTTGAAATCACATGGTTTGAATGTCACAGTATTTGAAGCTGAAGGAAGAGCTGGAGGGAAGTTAAGAAGTGTTTCACATGATGGCTTAATTTGGGATGAGGGAGCAAATACAATG ACTGAAGGTGAAAGGGAGGTCAGAAGTTTACTTGATGATCTTGGACTTCGAGAAAAGCAACAATTT CCAATTTCACAGAATAAGCGGTATATTGTACGAAATGGTATGCCAGTGTTG ATACCCACAAATCCCATTGCACTGATCACAAGCAACATTCTTTCTGCACAATCAAAG TTTCAGCTCATTTTGGAGCCATTTTTGTGGAAGAAAAGTAACTCAAAAGTTTTTGATGATTCACAGGAAAG TGTGGGTGGGTTCTTTGAGCGTCATTTTGGGAAAGAG GTTGTTGATTATCTCATTGACCCTTTCGTTGCGGGCTCAAGTGCAGGGGATCCTGAATCTCTTTCT ATGCAGCATTCTTTCCCAGAGCTATGGAATCTAGAAAAAAG GTTTGGCTCTATTATAGCTGGGGTGGTTCAATCTAAGTTATCCAGCAAAAGAGAAAAACGTGGAGATACAAAGGGTActgtagaaaaaaagaaacaccaaCGTGGCTCATTTTCGTTTCATGGTGGAATGCAG ATGCTTACTGATATGTTGTGCAAAGAGCTTGGCAAGGATGACCTTAAACTGAACTCAAAGGTTTTGTCATTATCTTACAGCTGCGATGGGAATTCTGCATTAGAAAATTGGTCAGTTACTTGTGCTTCCGGCCGTGATAAGCATTCACAAACCTTATCTGTTGATGCTGTAATCATGACG GCTCCATTAAGTAATGTCAAAGAAACGAAGATCACCAAAAGGGGAACTCTCTTTCCACTTGACTTTCTTCCTGAG GTGACTTACATGCCACTATCAGTCATAATCACCACCTTTAAGAAGGCGAATGTCCAGAGACCTCTTGAGGGATTTGGAGTTCTTGTTCCTTCTAAGGAGCAACAAAATGGTCTAAAAACCCTTG GTACACTCTTTTCTTCTATGATGTTTCCAGATCGTGCACCTAATGACCTTTATCTCTATACAACGTTTGTTGGCGGAAGTCGAAACAGTGATCTAGCGAAAGCTTCCAC AAATGAGCTGAAGCAGATCGTTTCTTCTGACCTTAGGCAGTTGCTGGGAGCAGAGGGAGAACCCACATTT TCATTTCTACTGGAGTAA
- the LOC132183307 gene encoding sister chromatid cohesion 1 protein 2: protein MFYSQCLLSSKGGPLGAIWVAAYFFKKLKKAQVTETDISSSVDKILQDELNVFTYRVLAYLLLGVVRVYSKKVEYLFNDCHKVLVKINDFVVSTKDNLPVETLRAPYFSITLPERFELDAFDLEILDDVSGGNVVPREDITLKDGAWKKEGIWQYSFDKYHYEEIAVFDSNYCTDFTLADNLLLGPMDIDVELSTLHDLTNLEAQTENLQHKRFSQAECVDLETFCEVEEEPTDPFESLGEDHQTEGVQIKVPVAAPFEDKIPGEASTGKHQDSRLSQEGCVNLETFCGIDGESVDYVNLSGEGHQIDGERTKILELGQSENKMHQVITKTYDLCDLETSTEKLQVDKFSQGECMDLDTFCGAMEESPKLVRQYNAGHHNESESIKFPTLTSSENRKCQINIKERPPAIMLDGTPPSKFPDASVVSTPGFIRTPAARERARISRKRKCLIDETIVLPNAVLRQSIHDASDLVSKRRKSPRNALAAWKASRISILPQGFLEPLIPCISSELRSLFYTKKLKILESAATMDKPKKLDMPESPSVGGSEKIAESSTVDRSEQIGLAPETPVKHPTSIRSFESPNDAKIPNSEGVRPAISFGSVEPEPSPCKDQELDLCLMNEEIYSCGAENAELYGWSDRTRIATRCLHKNFLNRKKGREEEVVSIRRILEGRTKKESARLFYEILVLRTTGYLDGKQDNAYGDIQVWKLPKWDQICEADFL, encoded by the exons ATGTTCTACTCGCAGTGTCTTCTTTCAAGCAAAGGAGGGCCTTTAGGCGCCATATGGGTTGCTGCTTACTTCTTCAAAAAGCTCAAGAAGGCTCAAGTTACTGAGACTGACATCTCCTCCTCCGTTG ATAAAATTTTGCAAGATGAGCTGAATGTTTTCACATATAGAGTGCTGGCCTACCTGCTTCTAGGTGTTGTGAGAGTATACTcaaaaaaagttgaatatttGTTTAATGACTGCCATAAGGTGCTAGTAAAGATCAATGACTTTGTGGTTAGTACAAAAGATAATTTACCAGTGGAAACCTTGCGCGCACCTTATTTCTCTATTACTCTACCGGAAAGGTTTGAACTTGATGCTTTTGATCTAGAGATCCTTGATGATGTTAGTGG AGGTAATGTGGTGCCACGTGAAGACATAACTCTGAAAG ATGGTGCATGGAAAAAAGAGGGAATATGGCAGTACTCTTTTGACAAG TATCATTATGAGGAGATTGCTGTCTTTGACAGTAATTACTGCACTGATTTCACTTTGGCCGACAA TCTATTGTTGGGCCCGATGGACATTGATGTGGAATTAAGCACATTACATGATCTAACCAACTTAGAAGCACAAACAGAGAACCTTCAACACAAAAGGTTCTCTCAAGCAGAATGTGTTGACCTTGAAACATTTTGTGAAGTTGAGGAAGAACCTACAGATCCTTTTGAATCATTAGGTGAAGATCATCAGACTGAGGGAGTGCAGATAAAGGTTCCAGTAGCAGCACCATTTGAAGACAAAATACCTGGAGAAGCAAGCACAGGGAAGCATCAAGACAGTAGGCTATCTCAAGAAGGATGTGTGAACCTTGAGACATTTTGTGGCATTGACGGAGAATCTGTAGATTATGTTAATCTATCTGGTGAAGGTCATCAAATTGATGGAGAGCGAACAAAGATTCTTGAATTGGGACAATCAGAAAACAAAATGCACCAGGTCATTACAAAAACTTATGATCTATGCGACTTAGAAACAAGCACAGAGAAGCTTCAAGTTGATAAATTCTCTCAAGGAGAATGTATGGACCTTGATACATTTTGTGGGGCCATGGAGGAATCTCCAAAACTTGTTAGACAATATAATGCAGGGCATCATAATGAGTCAGAGTCAATAAAGTTCCCAACTCTGACATCATCAGAAAATAGGAAGTGTCAGATTAATATTAAAGAGCGTCCACCGGCCATTATGCTTGATGGGACTCCTCCATCCAAGTTTCCAGATGCATCAG TTGTTTCTACACCAGGGTTTATTCGTACACCAGCTGCTAGGGAGCGAGCTCGGAtttcaaggaaaagaaaatgtttaatTGATGAGACCATAGTGTTGCCCAATGC GGTACTTAGGCAGAGCATACATGATGCAAGTGATTTAGTTTCTAAACGAAGAAAATCTCCTCGTAATGCTCTAGCTGCATGGAAAGCTTCTCGAATTTCCATTCTCCCGCAGGGTTTCTTAGAGCCTTTGATCCCTT GTATTTCATCAGAGCTTAGATCTCTCTTTTACacaaagaaattgaagattctAGAATCTGCTGCAACCATGGACAAGCCTAAGAAGTTAGATATGCCAGAATCTCCTTCTGTGGGTGGATCAGAGAAAATTGCAGAATCGTCTACTGTGGATAGATCAGAGCAAATTGGTCTCGCTCCAGAAACACCTGTTAAGCATCCAACATCGATAAGATCATTTGAAAGCCCAAATGATGCTAAAATTCCTAACTCAGAGGGAGTACGGCCTGCAATTTCATTTGGAAGTGTTGAGCCGGAACCATCTCCATGCAAGGATCAAGAACTTGATCTCTGTCTAATGAATGAG GAGATATATTCATGTGGAGCAGAGAACGCGGAACTCT aTGGATGGTCAGACAGAACCAG AATAGCAACAAGGTGCTTGCACAAAAATTTCCTAAATCGGAAAAAGGGAAGAGAGGAGGAAGTAGTGAGCATACGGAGGATTTTGGAAGGAAGAACCAAGAAAGAAAGTGCAAGGCTATTCTATGAGATACTG
- the LOC132183309 gene encoding transcription termination factor MTERF5, chloroplastic, translating into MRAFCGISSPEQLSFLSKGTFTTSRTRLSFPAKLFFCQAKFDDSGTDGSFNLKVVPPALLAAEKEEAKAVLTLFLKKQGLSNAVASRTINKSDIFIDHLVSKLHSVHKSRYLVGRELTTLEIRDALNPYLEALLEEHGNFMVDVAENFPNPPVKEKTILPVSQPNPTLDAKKLKAISRVSEIDPAGNLRPQVLYLIELGMDLEQIKGITQKYPSFAYYSLEGKIKPVVEFLLDLGVPKSDIPTILIKRPQLCGISLSENLIPTMAFLENLGVDKTKWAKVIYRLPHLLTYSQEKVKITVEFLHEMGISAESIGKILTRSPNIISYSVEDKLRPTAEYFCSLGVDVANLLYRSPQTFGLSIEANLKPVTEFFLERGYSIEEIGTMISRYGTLYTFSLSGNLITKWEFFLTMDYPKPELVKFPQYFGYSLEERIKPRYARMKECGVSLLLNQLLSLSYGDFEKALEKKMKKMEKMLPDKDKSNSSYDL; encoded by the exons ATGAGAGCTTTCTGTGGAATCAGCTCTCCCGAGCAGCTCTCATTTCTGTCAAAAGGAACTTTCACTACCTCAAG GACTCGACTTTCTTTTCCTgcaaaactcttcttttgccAAGCAAAGTTCG ATGATTCTGGGACAGATGGGTCATTCAACTTGAAAGTGGTGCCTCCAGCCCTGTTAGCagcagaaaaagaagaagccaagGCTGTTTTGACCTTGTTCTTAAAGAAACAAGGATTGAGCAATGCAGTTGCTTCAAGGACCATCAACAAGTCAGACATTTTCATTGACCACCTCGTCTCAAAGCTTCATTCTGTTCATAAATCTCGATATCTAGTAG GACGTGAACTTACAACCCTTGAGATCAGGGATGCTCTTAATCCTTACCTTGAAGCCCTTCTCGAAGAGCATGGGAACTTTATGGTAGATGTAGCGGAAAATTTTCCAAACCCACctgttaaagaaaaaacaattctGCCAGTTTCTCAGCCCAATCCAACCCTTGACGCTAAGAAGCTAAAGGCCATATCTCGAGTGAGTGAGATAGACCCAGCTGGGAATCTCCGCCCTCAAGTTCTCTATCTCATAGAGCTTGGTATGGATCTTGAGCAGATCAAGGGAATTACGCAAAAGTACCCATCCTTTGCCTACTATAGCTTGGAGGGGAAAATCAAGCCAGTggttgagtttcttcttgatCTTGGGGTACCAAAATCAGATATTCCCACCATCCTCATCAAAAGGCCTCAGTTGTGTGGAATTAGTCTCTCTGAAAATCTTATACCCACCATGGCCTTCCTAGAGAATTTGGGTGTGGACAAGACAAAATGGGCAAAAGTGATATATCGCTTGCCACATCTTCTCACTTATAGCCAGGAGAAGGTTAAGATCACTGTGGAATTTCTTCATGAGATGGGCATCTCGGCAGAGAGCATTGGTAAGATTCTGACACGCAGCCCAAACATTATTAGCTACAGTGTTGAGGACAAGTTACGGCCAACTGCTGAGTACTTCTGTTCTTTGGGAGTTGATGTTGCTAATCTTCTCTATCGATCTCCACAGACTTTTGGTCTTAGTATTGAAGCAAATCTGAAGCCTGTGACAGAATTTTTCTTGGAGAGGGGATATAGTATTGAGGAAATTGGGACCATGATTTCGAGATATGGGACCTTATATACTTTTAGCTTGTCAgggaatttgataacaaaatggGAGTTCTTTTTGACCATGGATTATCCAAAACCAGAGCTCGTGAAATTCCCTCAATATTTTGGTTATAGTTTGGAAGAGAGGATTAAACCAAGGTATGCACGTATGAAGGAGTGTGGAGTTTCATTGCTGCTGAACCAGCTGCTTTCACTGTCATATGGTGACTTTGAGAAGgctttggaaaagaaaatgaagaaaatggagaaaatgcTCCCTGACAAGGATAAGAGCAACAGCAGTTATGACCTTTGA
- the LOC132183311 gene encoding uncharacterized protein LOC132183311: MTVFSGRQQVFPVDYEAEVSQRLLEASLSGDLRSAMECIADPFVDVNFVGAVCLKSRKTELVLRDESASEVRVEYEEFKTDVTSLFLAVHTGNVDLVKKLLSTGADVNQKLFRGFATTAAVREGHLKILEILLKAGASQPACEEALLEASCHGCARLAELLMGSDMIRPHVAVHALVTACFRGFVDVVDTLMKCGVDASAADRVLLQSSKPSVHMNVDCTALAAAVVGRQASVVHLLLQAGATTDIKVKLGAWSWDMATGEEFRVGAGLAEPYAITWCAVEYFEESGAILRMLIKHLSPDILHQGRTLLHHAILCGNAGAVKVLLNCGADVECPVKTTKKTEFRPIHMAARLGLSKILQCLIDSGCDLNSMTDCGDTALMICAKYKHEESLKVLAMAGADFGLVNVAGQSASSIAGSNRWSLGFQQTVLNVIKAIKIPRSSSMSVFSPLMFAAEAGDIQALKIIMGRGGFNLDYQDENGFSAVMVTAMKGHVEAFRLLVYAGADVKLHNKSGETAISLSELHQSRDLFEKVMLEFALEKGNRNAGGFCALHCAARHGDLDAVKLLTSRGYDVNVPDGDGYTPLMLAAKEGHGSMCELLISHGANCEIKNARGETALSLARKIVGKKNNAERVILDELSRKLVLGGAYVQKHTKQGKGTPHGKEIRMVGSGGVLRWGSSSRRNVICRHAEVGPSPAFRKNRRIKGGADEPGVFRVVTTKNKELHFVCEGGFERAELWVRGIKLVTKEAIFGKQRET, encoded by the exons ATGACGGTGTTCTCCGGGAGGCAGCAGGTGTTTCCGGTGGACTACGAGGCCGAGGTCTCGCAGCGGCTTCTGGAAGCTTCTCTCTCCGGCGATCTGAGGTCGGCGATGGAGTGCATCGCCGATCCGTTCGTCGACGTGAACTTCGTTGGCGCTGTGTGCCTGAAGAGCAGGAAGACCGAGCTGGTCCTCCGCGACGAATCGGCGAGCGAGGTCCGTGTGGAGTACGAGGAGTTCAAGACGGACGTCACTTCATTGTTTCTCGCCGTACACACCGGGAATGTGGACCTTGTGAAGAAATTGCTG AGCACTGGAGCTGATGTAAACCAGAAACTCTTCAGAGGCTTCGCGACAACAGCAGCAGTGAGGGAGGGCCACCTCAAGATTCTTGAGATCTTACTGAAAGCTGGGGCGTCACAGCCAGCCTGTGAGGAGGCTCTGCTGGAGGCGAGCTGTCATGGTTGTGCAAGGCTTGCAGAGCTGCTTATGGGATCTGATATGATCCGGCCCCATGTTGCTGTGCATGCTCTTGTCACAGCATGCTTCAGGGGTTTCGTGGATGTAGTTGATACACTCATGAAG TGTGGTGTGGATGCAAGTGCGGCTGATCGGGTCCTGCTTCAGTCATCTAAGCCTTCTGTTCACATGAATGTTGATTGTACTGCACTTGCTGCTGCTGTGGTTGGCAGGCAGGCTTCCGTCGTCCATTTGCTGCTCCAG GCCGGTGCCACGACGGACATCAAAGTCAAGTTGGGAGCTTGGTCTTGGGACATGGCTACAGGGGAAGAATTTCGAGTGGGTGCAGGGTTGGCGGAACCTTATGCCATCACCTGGTGTGCGGTGGAGTATTTTGAAGAGAGTGGTGCAATCTTGCGCATGCTCATCAAACACCTCTCTCCCGATATCCTTCATCAAGGAAGAACTCTCCTTCACCATGCTATACTATGTGGCAATGCAGGAGCTGTCAAGGTGCTCTTGAATTGTGGTGCGGACGTAGAATGCCCTGTTAAGACAACCAAGAAAACTGAGTTCCGTCCCATACACATGGCCGCCCGTCTTGGATTGTCAAAAATTCTTCAATGCCTAATTGACTCTGGTTGTGATCTAAACTCAATGACAGATTGTGGTGACACTGCCTTGATGATCTGTGCAAAATATAAGCATGAAGAGAGTCTCAAGGTATTGGCCATGGCTGGTGCTGATTTTGGCTTGGTGAATGTTGCTGGTCAGTCTGCAAGTTCAATTGCTGGGTCAAACCGGTGGTCCCTTGGTTTTCAACAAACAGTGTTAAATGTAATCAAAGCTATAAAGATACCTCGATCCAGCAGTATGTCTGTTTTCTCTCCATTGATGTTTGCAGCCGAAGCTGGAGACATTCAggctttaaaaattattatgggTCGGGGAGGATTTAATCTTGATTATCAGGACGAAAATGGTTTCTCGGCAGTCATGGTTACAGCTATGAAGGGTCATGTTGAAGCATTCAGGTTGCTGGTTTATGCAGGGGCTGATGTAAAGCTGCACAACAAATCTGGCGAAACTGCAATCAGCTTATCTGAGTTGCATCAGAGCCGCGACCTATTTGAGAAGGTAATGCTTGAATTTGCCCTTGAAAAGGGCAACCGCAATGCTGGAGGGTTCTGTGCTCTACATTGTGCTGCTCGTCACGGTGACTTGGATGCGGTTAAATTGCTTACCAGTAGAGGTTATGATGTAAATGTCCCTGATGGGGACGGCTATACTCCACTAATGTTGGCTGCAAAGGAAGGCCATGGGTCCATGTGTGAGCTCTTGATCTCACATGGGGCCAATTGTGAGATTAAAAATGCTAGAGGTGAAACGGCGCTCTCACTTGCAAGAAAAATTGTTGGCAAGAAAAACAATGCAGAGCGTGTGATACTCGATGAGCTTTCTCGCAAGCTAGTTTTAGGCGGTGCGTACGTTCAAAAGCACACCAAGCAAGGGAAAGGAACTCCACACGGGAAGGAGATTAGAATGGTGGGGTCTGGCGGGGTGCTGCGATGGGGGAGCTCCAGCCGGAGAAATGTGATATGCCGGCACGCTGAGGTGGGGCCCAGCCCAGCCTTTCGGAAGAATAGGAGGATTAAGGGTGGTGCGGATGAACCTGGAGTGTTTAGGGTGGTGACTACGAAGAACAAGGAATTGCATTTTGTATGCGAGGGTGGGTTTGAAAGGGCTGAGCTTTGGGTGAGAGGTATAAAGCTTGTGACAAAAGAGGCTATTTTTGGTAAGCAGAGAGAGACATAA